One window of Herpetosiphon gulosus genomic DNA carries:
- a CDS encoding C25 family cysteine peptidase, giving the protein MWRYLALFGILCSFAFNPPQHASAQPAIHTRATINETPNGLQIEWQSAKAVRPFAILVGDAWQFQPTLQALSLDHQSIDKLANLPAPVIVLREGRFRGQRLVVLQPQTTFNQQTITQATVHVSNAQLLNDPNRLIDQPFQLTQSVPSPQPGQGWRVTVSQAGMQQLTGASLEQAGINLATLERYSLQLWYKNQQLAIEEQGTLDGSFDRNDAIWFYLPNLGDRWNATSSLWLKIGAAHSSPKIQQSTIDPTGLPTSTQAYQTNIWYAPKIYDSLQAGTDGDHWFSADLKAGPDLNPITQQIWLTSTLPLATGPSTVTLNGIVYTSAATSVAITSGQRINLSLNSGIFTKSAQLAPSQNLQLAIANTQQISGISLDRLVWQRPVQLNANYQSFQWQALRKANYQISNQPNQAVSYNVSNPWHPQRMQFQNNTLAANPGDYLLVNPANIPQSSIQPSAIINWATPAKTIYLAPKQWHSLVQPLINRRQQQGLQPLLVDVQAIYDRWSSGNVDPLAIRNFMRYLASTWPQAPESLVLIGDGTIDPLNYLGRNNPNMLPPLPAYTDPWLGEIACDSCFVQLDGANPLDDPMPDLQIGRLPAKTSAELSNLINKISAYENAIIDVRWRSRQVYIADNYKTASGQADYAGDFAALSDAMLSYQPSQLDIQRIYYDPWRKTNNGLPQTDPWRITNADQARQKTFDQLNQGAAVVTYVGHSHQYQWAITDLSNSQPYLLSLYDSDRLQNSPALPMILEMTCLTSAFQTPAWSGTSLDERLVLQPHGGAIATWGSSGLGVAHGHDLLNEGWWQRMWSNPRQTQIGTGVLAGLLHLFSDGGCCQDSLQSSILLGDPNILLQHQERQAIYLPAIVK; this is encoded by the coding sequence ATGTGGCGTTATCTTGCTCTTTTTGGCATTCTTTGTTCGTTCGCCTTCAATCCACCACAGCATGCCTCGGCTCAACCAGCAATTCACACTCGCGCAACCATTAATGAAACCCCCAATGGCCTGCAAATCGAATGGCAATCAGCCAAAGCAGTGCGGCCATTTGCCATTTTAGTGGGTGATGCTTGGCAATTTCAGCCAACGCTCCAAGCGCTCAGTCTCGATCACCAAAGCATCGATAAACTTGCCAATTTGCCAGCACCAGTGATTGTGTTGCGTGAAGGGCGTTTTCGTGGCCAACGCCTCGTCGTGCTCCAACCCCAAACGACATTCAACCAACAAACCATTACTCAAGCCACCGTCCATGTTAGTAATGCTCAATTGTTGAATGATCCAAATCGCTTGATCGATCAGCCATTTCAATTAACCCAAAGCGTGCCCAGCCCACAACCAGGCCAAGGCTGGCGCGTCACCGTCAGCCAAGCAGGCATGCAACAATTAACAGGCGCAAGTTTAGAGCAAGCAGGCATCAACCTCGCGACACTCGAACGCTATAGCCTGCAACTGTGGTATAAAAATCAACAACTAGCAATCGAGGAGCAAGGCACGCTTGATGGCAGCTTTGATCGCAACGATGCAATTTGGTTTTATTTGCCTAACCTTGGCGACCGTTGGAATGCTACCAGTAGTTTATGGCTCAAAATCGGGGCCGCCCACAGCAGCCCAAAAATTCAGCAAAGCACAATCGATCCAACAGGCTTGCCAACCAGCACCCAAGCCTACCAAACCAATATTTGGTATGCCCCCAAAATCTACGATTCGTTGCAGGCTGGCACTGATGGCGACCATTGGTTTAGCGCTGATTTAAAAGCAGGGCCAGATCTCAACCCAATCACTCAGCAAATTTGGCTCACCAGCACCTTGCCACTGGCGACTGGCCCAAGCACAGTTACCTTGAATGGCATCGTCTATACCAGCGCTGCTACTAGCGTGGCAATTACTAGCGGCCAACGCATCAATCTTAGTTTGAATAGCGGTATTTTCACTAAATCGGCCCAACTTGCGCCAAGCCAAAACCTACAACTGGCAATCGCCAACACCCAACAAATCAGCGGCATTTCACTTGATCGGCTGGTTTGGCAGCGGCCTGTGCAGCTCAATGCCAACTATCAATCGTTTCAATGGCAAGCATTACGTAAAGCCAATTATCAAATTAGCAACCAACCCAACCAAGCAGTCAGCTATAACGTGAGCAATCCATGGCATCCGCAGCGCATGCAATTTCAAAATAATACGCTGGCCGCCAATCCAGGTGATTATCTGCTGGTCAACCCTGCCAACATTCCGCAGTCCAGCATCCAACCTAGCGCCATCATTAATTGGGCCACACCCGCCAAAACAATCTATCTTGCGCCCAAACAATGGCATAGCCTCGTCCAACCATTGATCAATCGTCGTCAACAGCAAGGTTTACAACCATTATTGGTCGATGTGCAGGCGATTTATGATCGTTGGAGTAGTGGCAATGTTGACCCGTTGGCGATTCGTAATTTTATGCGCTACCTCGCCAGCACATGGCCGCAAGCACCAGAATCGTTGGTGCTGATTGGTGATGGCACGATCGATCCGCTGAATTATCTCGGTCGTAACAATCCCAATATGCTTCCACCATTGCCTGCTTACACCGACCCATGGCTTGGTGAAATCGCCTGCGACAGCTGTTTTGTCCAGCTTGATGGTGCAAATCCCTTAGATGACCCAATGCCCGACTTGCAAATTGGGCGCTTGCCAGCCAAAACCAGCGCCGAACTTAGCAATTTAATCAACAAAATCAGCGCCTACGAAAATGCGATAATCGATGTTCGTTGGCGTTCGCGTCAAGTATATATTGCCGATAACTACAAAACGGCCAGTGGTCAGGCCGATTATGCAGGCGATTTTGCGGCGCTCAGCGATGCCATGCTTAGTTATCAACCAAGTCAGTTGGATATTCAGCGCATCTATTACGATCCTTGGCGTAAAACGAACAACGGTCTACCGCAAACTGATCCTTGGCGGATTACCAACGCCGACCAAGCCCGTCAAAAAACCTTTGATCAACTCAATCAAGGCGCGGCGGTAGTGACCTACGTTGGGCATAGCCATCAATATCAATGGGCGATTACCGATTTGAGTAATAGCCAGCCCTACCTGTTGAGTTTGTATGACAGTGACCGCTTGCAAAATAGCCCAGCCTTGCCGATGATCTTGGAGATGACCTGTTTGACGAGCGCCTTTCAAACTCCCGCATGGAGTGGGACGAGCCTCGATGAACGTTTGGTGTTACAACCGCATGGTGGAGCAATTGCCACTTGGGGTTCATCAGGGTTAGGCGTGGCCCATGGTCATGATCTACTCAATGAAGGCTGGTGGCAACGCATGTGGAGCAACCCGCGCCAAACACAAATTGGTACGGGAGTACTAGCAGGCTTATTACACTTATTCAGCGATGGCGGTTGTTGCCAAGATAGCCTGCAAAGCTCGATTCTTTTGGGCGATCCCAACATTCTATTACAACACCAAGAGCGTCAAGCTATCTACCTACCAGCAATTGTCAAATAA
- a CDS encoding sigma-70 family RNA polymerase sigma factor: MQKPWEIDATYYQEESELIQALRRRERMACTCLLKRYASRLYHVALRMVGDADEAEDVIQESFIEACRKIEQYRGDGALGAWLQRIVVNTCFMRLRRKRAQTVPIDEQFDLESASPRPELWVLDRELSAELRSAIEQLPESLRTALIARDIEHYSTEEAAKLLQITPSALKVRLHRARAALREILAQGSETAEPAIDHLTDQMLETLCTAEPSPSIARQSSK, translated from the coding sequence ATGCAAAAGCCATGGGAAATTGATGCCACCTACTATCAAGAGGAATCAGAGTTGATTCAGGCCTTGCGGCGGCGTGAGCGCATGGCTTGTACTTGCCTGCTAAAACGCTATGCTTCACGTTTGTATCATGTGGCGCTCCGCATGGTGGGTGATGCCGATGAAGCCGAAGATGTAATTCAAGAGAGCTTTATTGAAGCCTGCCGTAAAATCGAGCAATATCGTGGCGATGGTGCGTTGGGCGCGTGGCTCCAACGGATTGTGGTCAATACCTGTTTTATGCGGTTGCGGCGTAAGCGAGCACAAACCGTGCCAATCGACGAGCAGTTTGATCTGGAGAGTGCCAGCCCACGGCCTGAATTATGGGTTTTGGATCGTGAGTTGAGTGCTGAATTACGCAGCGCGATCGAGCAATTGCCCGAAAGCTTGCGGACGGCCTTGATTGCCCGTGATATTGAGCATTACAGCACCGAGGAAGCTGCCAAATTATTGCAGATAACACCCTCGGCGTTGAAAGTGCGGTTACATCGAGCGCGTGCCGCCTTGCGCGAGATTTTGGCTCAGGGCAGCGAAACGGCTGAGCCAGCGATCGATCATCTGACCGATCAGATGTTGGAAACACTATGCACCGCTGAACCTAGCCCGTCAATAGCCCGCCAGTCATCGAAATAG
- a CDS encoding MBL fold metallo-hydrolase → MFFQRLYHDGLAQASYLVGCQKTGEGLVIDPHRDGAVYLNAAQAAGLRISAITETHIHADFVSGSRELAQITGAKLYLSAAGTAAWQYAFASSTPNVQLINDGDSWMVGNLKIEVLHTPGHTPEHVIFMLTDTPAGDEPMGIFTGDLLFVGDVGRPDLLEKAAGIQGTSEAGAKDLFKSLQRVYTLPDFLQVWPGHGSGSACGKALGAVPQSTLGYEKKVNWAFKYRDEADFVAAVLDGQPTPPPYFAAMKRINRDGPELRPQRLPALSLAEIKLDNRLVVDLRSANDFAQASIPGALSLTSGAMLNRWAGWFVPVASKVVLIGTAEAAKTAQTELSMIGIDQIEGYITPDVLAKWLKTNPAQSYQRVSAANLREQLEQAFVLDVRTPEEYANGHRAKAVNIPLNELPKRIAEIPNDQPLIVHCQAGGRSPIAMSLLKPHFSQAMVEMSDGWNGWYQLQKERHV, encoded by the coding sequence ATGTTTTTCCAACGGTTGTATCACGATGGTTTAGCCCAAGCAAGTTATTTAGTTGGTTGCCAAAAAACTGGCGAAGGTTTAGTCATCGATCCGCATCGTGATGGTGCAGTCTATTTGAATGCAGCGCAAGCGGCTGGTTTGCGGATTAGCGCAATCACCGAAACCCATATTCACGCCGATTTTGTCTCGGGCAGTCGCGAGTTGGCTCAGATCACAGGCGCAAAATTATATCTTTCGGCAGCAGGCACAGCGGCTTGGCAATATGCTTTTGCTAGTAGCACCCCCAATGTGCAATTGATCAACGATGGCGATAGCTGGATGGTTGGCAATTTGAAGATCGAGGTCTTGCACACCCCAGGCCATACGCCAGAACATGTGATTTTTATGCTCACCGACACGCCTGCTGGTGATGAGCCAATGGGCATTTTCACCGGCGATTTGTTGTTTGTTGGTGATGTTGGCCGCCCCGACTTGCTCGAAAAAGCCGCTGGAATTCAAGGCACGAGCGAGGCCGGAGCCAAAGATTTATTCAAATCGTTGCAGCGGGTCTATACCTTGCCCGATTTCTTGCAAGTTTGGCCGGGCCATGGTTCGGGCAGCGCTTGTGGCAAAGCACTGGGAGCCGTGCCGCAAAGTACCTTGGGCTACGAAAAGAAAGTTAATTGGGCTTTCAAATATCGCGACGAGGCTGATTTTGTGGCCGCCGTGCTTGATGGCCAGCCAACGCCACCGCCCTATTTCGCTGCGATGAAGCGCATCAACCGCGATGGGCCTGAGTTGCGCCCACAACGTTTGCCAGCCCTCAGCCTTGCCGAAATTAAGCTCGACAATCGCTTAGTTGTCGATTTGCGCTCGGCCAATGATTTTGCCCAAGCCAGCATTCCAGGGGCACTCAGCCTGACCAGCGGCGCAATGCTCAATCGTTGGGCTGGTTGGTTTGTCCCTGTCGCAAGCAAGGTTGTGTTAATTGGCACTGCCGAAGCGGCCAAAACCGCCCAAACTGAGCTAAGCATGATCGGAATCGATCAAATTGAGGGCTACATCACGCCCGATGTACTAGCCAAATGGCTCAAAACCAATCCAGCTCAAAGCTATCAACGGGTGTCAGCTGCTAATTTGCGCGAACAACTTGAGCAAGCGTTTGTGCTCGATGTGCGCACGCCCGAGGAATATGCCAACGGTCACCGAGCAAAAGCGGTCAATATTCCATTAAATGAATTACCCAAGCGCATCGCCGAAATTCCTAATGATCAACCTTTGATTGTGCATTGTCAGGCGGGCGGGCGTTCGCCAATCGCCATGAGTTTGCTCAAACCACATTTCAGCCAAGCCATGGTTGAGATGAGCGACGGTTGGAATGGTTGGTATCAATTGCAAAAGGAGCGTCACGTATGA
- a CDS encoding rhodanese-like domain-containing protein: MINELSVQELQVWANQQTIFLIDVREPAEYATGHIKGSNLMPLSQLNNYRNQIPHDRPVVVVCRSGQRSSMAAQWLESNGWINIYNTRGGMLAWSKAGLPEER; this comes from the coding sequence ATGATCAACGAATTAAGTGTTCAAGAGCTACAAGTGTGGGCCAACCAACAAACGATCTTTTTGATCGATGTACGTGAGCCAGCCGAATATGCCACGGGCCATATTAAAGGCAGCAATTTGATGCCCTTGAGCCAGCTCAACAATTATCGCAATCAAATTCCGCATGATCGTCCAGTTGTCGTAGTTTGTCGCTCAGGCCAACGCAGCAGCATGGCCGCCCAATGGCTTGAGAGCAACGGTTGGATCAACATCTACAACACCCGTGGCGGCATGCTGGCTTGGAGCAAAGCTGGCTTACCTGAAGAGCGCTAG
- a CDS encoding sulfite exporter TauE/SafE family protein has product MSISLIGLALLVGASIGLTLGMLGGGGSILTVPALVYVLGLSAHDATTSSLVIVGLNAAFGAWLNCRRGPCMLRHAFVFGGIGLGAAFLGARVSQYIPEVWLLTMFGSLMLIIGSMMLRPKVQAKTDEQTIAWPAVVMGGLGVGFLTGFLGVGGGFLIVPALVLLLHMPMRTAISSSLIVIALNSSAGILGHLQGSHFDWTLIGLIISGGVIGNLLGTRFAQKIQVQTLQRSFAFFVIALGIFLVIKNFPLA; this is encoded by the coding sequence ATGAGTATTAGTTTGATTGGGCTAGCGCTGTTGGTCGGCGCTAGCATCGGCCTCACCTTAGGAATGTTGGGCGGCGGCGGCTCGATTTTGACCGTACCAGCCTTGGTATATGTGCTTGGACTAAGCGCTCACGACGCAACCACCAGTTCATTGGTGATTGTTGGTTTGAACGCCGCTTTTGGGGCATGGCTAAATTGTCGGCGCGGCCCGTGTATGTTGCGCCATGCTTTTGTATTTGGCGGCATCGGTTTGGGCGCAGCCTTTTTGGGCGCACGAGTTTCACAATACATTCCAGAGGTTTGGCTTTTGACGATGTTTGGTAGCCTAATGCTGATCATCGGCAGTATGATGTTACGACCCAAGGTACAAGCCAAAACCGACGAACAAACGATCGCTTGGCCAGCAGTGGTTATGGGTGGGCTAGGCGTTGGCTTTTTGACTGGATTCTTGGGCGTTGGCGGCGGATTTTTGATTGTGCCAGCCTTGGTGTTGTTGCTGCATATGCCAATGCGCACCGCCATTAGCTCATCGCTGATTGTGATTGCATTAAACAGTAGCGCTGGCATTTTGGGCCATTTGCAAGGCAGCCATTTTGATTGGACGCTGATTGGCCTGATTATTAGCGGCGGCGTGATTGGCAACTTGCTGGGCACACGCTTCGCTCAAAAAATCCAAGTTCAAACCCTACAACGCAGTTTTGCCTTCTTCGTAATTGCCCTCGGCATCTTCCTGGTGATTAAAAACTTCCCCTTAGCTTAA
- a CDS encoding NADH-quinone oxidoreductase subunit D: MSYVLPLGPFHPDWQTPMRMVLRVEGEQIADVEFRDGYTNRGISERLTRTTIPQGLHLVSHICAADSHAHSLGFCLALEQLLKINASERAAALRLLACEVERATVHLSTMKEVLTILGLQRDADHVQKLHHGLFEVMQHLCGTSSPPNYIVPGGVRQDLSSSEQESMALQFRRLERLMYRFVDRFIDHRGVLRRCVGVGVLSREAAEQFGVRGPMARAAGIGFDARIDRAYGAYAQFPPSRVTQERGDVYARLVIFSLEAFESLKLAIRVLANLPSGDWAGNAPDSVPQGSVTSNIESARGTLRYTVQSNGVKLTSVRIDAPRQFDRLIARTILAGMNIDDAPLIIASASACTACSEE, encoded by the coding sequence TTGAGCTACGTTTTACCGCTTGGCCCGTTTCACCCCGACTGGCAAACCCCGATGCGCATGGTCTTACGGGTTGAGGGCGAACAGATTGCTGATGTTGAATTTCGTGATGGCTACACCAATCGCGGCATTAGCGAGCGTTTGACGCGCACCACCATTCCTCAGGGATTGCACCTTGTGAGCCATATTTGTGCCGCTGATAGCCATGCCCACTCGCTGGGATTTTGCTTGGCACTCGAACAACTACTTAAAATTAATGCTTCGGAACGAGCCGCTGCCTTGCGTTTGCTCGCCTGCGAAGTCGAACGCGCCACCGTCCATCTCAGCACAATGAAAGAAGTACTGACGATTTTGGGCTTGCAACGCGATGCTGACCATGTGCAAAAACTGCATCATGGCTTATTTGAAGTAATGCAACACTTATGCGGCACCAGTTCGCCGCCCAACTATATTGTGCCAGGTGGCGTGCGCCAAGATCTCAGCAGCAGCGAACAAGAATCGATGGCCTTACAATTTCGCCGCCTCGAACGCTTGATGTATCGCTTCGTTGATCGCTTTATCGATCATCGTGGGGTGTTGCGGCGCTGCGTGGGTGTTGGCGTGCTCAGTCGCGAGGCCGCTGAACAATTTGGGGTACGTGGGCCAATGGCACGAGCCGCAGGCATCGGCTTTGATGCCCGAATTGATCGAGCCTATGGCGCTTATGCGCAGTTTCCACCTAGTCGCGTAACCCAAGAGCGTGGCGACGTGTATGCCCGTTTAGTGATTTTCTCGCTAGAAGCCTTTGAAAGCCTTAAATTGGCAATTCGTGTGCTAGCCAATTTGCCCAGCGGCGATTGGGCTGGCAATGCACCCGACAGCGTACCCCAAGGCAGCGTTACCTCGAATATCGAATCGGCGCGAGGCACGCTACGCTATACCGTCCAAAGCAACGGGGTCAAATTAACCAGCGTGCGGATCGATGCACCACGCCAATTTGATCGCTTGATTGCCCGCACAATCTTGGCCGGAATGAACATCGACGACGCACCCTTAATTATCGCCTCGGCAAGTGCATGCACTGCCTGTAGCGAAGAATAA